In a single window of the Drosophila miranda strain MSH22 chromosome XL, D.miranda_PacBio2.1, whole genome shotgun sequence genome:
- the LOC108164515 gene encoding fl(2)d-associated complex component yields the protein MEKKTKDTLRRYKKSSRHNATHTSSESSSTESESGSSSFSSTDSETGHAASSHGAVHHGHPHGHHPRSAERHHRKKKSSRRAASSSGDEQHQRRKRDKRDHVQKKLVAKRNHIKRKLKEARLKKRAAAALSGHVHRSLSPATRSKLKKLAERKRLRAASKEQREREKLRAVQRDRERDHHRLGSSRSPPSSSTTTTTKIRIHQDVVGKRQKSPGLGPNGPGGSGGSGGHPGPGSSRMHHQLMSREKIIIQTRARGRTASLERERERERERERERERERHDLSLRERDRRDRDRERERAEREAARDKERAEALARCQERQRERERLAREKLRRQEEDDGKRGGGGSGGGGINGRDLDLQAYASRERSLDAVERERGGGRHIRDKRELDPYDREQEYIEERHGHGLIDEMRRYRRRELSPLAEHYVPRLRDPRDLYSEEERERAYKRAFMDARFSSREREAWIEARELRERELQGRDYRELVEPEEVLYPDERERVIRDRERERERERNLERERNLGPPRGEYRPEWEREWDDDGNSAGGGGSGTPGRPSGFVGGPKRGKPPPHPGAVPQQAPQQHHSASEPDWDADERERERERDRERERERERERERERDPRDDRPDNGSGGAGGGGVVIIKNEPAWLEHDQREKPRSWQQQQSNSGGDWRDNDEPFGRNSGGGGGGGGSNDAPPPANHPHPPSPHHHVHPRGERGSGRGFRRGGHGHGDHGESRGGPGYRSHPPPLMTLPVQPPGGYHGGGGGGGGSRGFPHKRMQYGGGGPGCERGAPPGSSSFLKKHIHVPLVSPTHPTPLLQCQLSAPGGKPPVGNGAAAQASAVAAATTAVAAAKAAAQSAANATTNPGILAQVSGKLGSGTTTHIKQEDASEDSVMSTPSVSTQDSESPSGSAIGNELVGCSIIKQEPRPITREPEAEELSEISDSDDDILNTTEISLGSSAAPLVRPKDEPQLDADPLAGTQELSTDTLSPSTAEEIKSESPSAATTAGTGMATLNGGIISGNIKVEEVDEVLDFEEISDGELEEDARHKGIGDALGVDWQGLIAETRQQAEEQSAQQQGVDRGTSAKQRWQPHRLILDMGISFGMAGEQYARRVMEDARQQLIQEKEQLRLAEEQALLQQQLAEEQAADPEDLPIIKKEEPALKRASPLHDYRDILATDQLAPMACVQQGLRGLAAERQRLMGNVCGPGSRALCARQDLRLRRQLCGLPARECEFPRNMPVVGEELRHLAMQMFQRSLDVK from the exons ATGGAAAAGAAGACCAAGGATACTCTAAGGAGATACAAAAAGTCCTCTCGCCACAATGCCACGCACACAAGCAGCGAGAGCAGCAGCACGGAATCGGAGAGCGGCAGCAGTTCGTTCAGCAGCACCGACAGCGAGACGGGGCATGCCGCCAGCAGCCATGGGGCTGTCCATCATGGTCATCCACATGGGCATCATCCACGCTCCGCGGAGCGTCATCATCGCAAGAAGAAAAGCAGCAGGCGGGCGGCCAGTTCCTCGGGCGATGAGCAGCACCAGCGTCGCAAGCGGGACAAGCGCGATCATGTCCAGAAGAAGCTGGTGGCCAAGCGGAATCACATCAAGCGAAAGTTGAAGGAGGCGCGACTCAAGAAGCGTGCTGCCGCCGCCTTGAGCGGCCATGTCCATCGGTCACTGTCGCCGGCCACGCGCTCGAAGCTCAAGAAACTGGCGGAAAGGAAGCGTTTGCGTGCCGCCAGCAAGGAGCAGCGGGAGCGTGAGAAACTACGGGCTGTGCAGCGGGATCGGGAACGGGATCATCATCGGCTGGGCAGCAGTCGATCGCCTCCGAGTTCTTCCACGACGACCACAACCAAGATCCGCATCCATCAGGATGTGGTGGGCAAGCGCCAGAAGAGTCCTGGCCTGGGGCCCAATGGTCCGGGCGGCagtggcggcagcggcggtCATCCCGGTCCCGGGTCGTCGCGCATGCACCACCAGCTGATGTCGCGCGAGAAGATCATCATTCAGACGCGGGCCCGCGGACGCACTGCCTCCCTGGAGCGTGAGCGAGAGCGCGAGCGTGAAAGAGAGCGGGAGCGCGAAAGAGAGCGTCATGATCTGTCGCTGCGCGAAAGGGATCGTCGGGATCGGGACAGGGAGCGAGAGCGAGCCGAGCGAGAGGCGGCCCGGGATAAGGAGCGCGCCGAAGCTCTGGCCCGTTGCCAGGAGCGCCAGCGGGAAAGAGAGCGACTCGCACGCGAGAAACTGCGCCGCCAGGAGGAGGATGACGGCAAGCGGGGAGGCGGCGGCAGTGGTGGTGGTGGAATCAATGGACGCGACCTGGACCTGCAGGCCTATGCCAGCCGAGAGCGTTCCCTCGATGCTGTGGAGCGAGAGCGAGGCGGCGGTCGCCATATTCGGGACAAGCGGGAGCTGGATCCGTACGATCGGGAACAGGAGTACATAGAGGAGCGGCATGGCCATGGCCTGATCGATGAGATGCGTCGCTATCGTCGCCGCGAGCTGAGTCCCCTGGCCGAGCACTATGTGCCCCGCCTGCGGGATCCACGCGATCTCTACTCCGAGGAGGAGCGCGAAAG GGCCTACAAGCGGGCATTCATGGATGCGCGGTTCTCATCGCGCGAACGCGAGGCCTGGATCGAGGCCCGAGAGCTGAGGGAGCGCGAACTCCAGGGACGCGACTATCGGGAGCTGGTGGAGCCCGAGGAGGTCCTCTATCCGGACGAGCGGGAGCGTGTAATCCGCGATCGAGAGCGGGAACGTGAGCGGGAACGCAATCTCGAGAGGGAGCGCAACCTGGGGCCACCACGCGGCGAGTACCGGCCGGAGTGGGAGCGCGAATGGGATGACGATGGCAACAGTGCCGGCGGCGGCGGTAGTGGCACTCCCGGCCGTCCCAGCGGCTTTGTGGGCGGCCCCAAGCGCGGCAAGCCGCCGCCACATCCAGGGGCTGTTCCCCAGCAGGCGCCCCAGCAGCATCATTCCGCCTCCGAGCCCGACTGGGATGCGGATGAAAGGGAGCGCGAGCGGGAACGAgatcgagagagagagcgcgagcGCGAGCGGGAACGTGAACGCGAACGGGATCCCCGTGATGACAGGCCGGACAATGGCAGCGGTGGAGCAGGTGGTGGCGGTGTGGTCATCATCAAAAACGAGCCCGCCTGGCTGGAGCACGATCAGCGGGAGAAGCCACGCtcctggcagcagcagcagtccaACTCTGGCGGGGATTGGCGCGACAACGATGAGCCCTTTGGACGTAacagtggtggtggtggtggtggcggcggtTCCAACGATGCTCCACCGCCAGCCAACCATCCGCATCCCCCGTCACCCCACCATCATGTGCATCCGCGTGGCGAACGCGGCTCCGGACGGGGCTTTCGACGTGGCGGCCACGGCCATGGGGATCATGGAGAGTCTCGTGGTGGTCCCGGCTACAGGTCGCATCCGCCACCGCTGATGACGCTGCCCGTGCAGCCACCGGGCGGCTATCATGgaggtggcggtggtggtggcggcTCGCGGGGCTTTCCGCACAAACGGATGCAGTATGGCGGCGGCGGACCCGGCTGTGAGCGTGGCGCACCACCCGGCTCATCGTCGTTCCTCAAGAAGCACATCCATGTGCCGCTCGTGTCGCCCACACACCCCACACCGCTGCTCCAATGCCAGCTGTCGGCACCGGGGGGCAAGCCGCCGGTGGGCAATGGCGCTGCCGCACAGGCCAGCGCTGTGGCGGCCGCCACAACAGCGGTCGCAGCGGCCAAGGCAGCCGCCCAGAGTGCCGCCAATGCCACCACCAATCCGGGCATTCTGGCCCAAGTGAGCGGCAAACTGGGCAGCGGCACAACGACCCACATCAAGCAGGAGGATGCCTCCGAGGACTCGGTGATGAGCACACCCAGTGTGAGCACCCAGGACTCAGAGTCGCCCAGTGGTTCAGCGATTGGCAACGAGTTGGTGGGGTGCAGCATCATCAAGCAGGAGCCGCGGCCGATCACACGAGAGCCAGAGGCGGAGGAGCTGAGTGAGATCAGCGACAGCGACGATGACATTCTCAACACAACGGAGATCAGCCTGGGGAGCAGTGCGGCACCTCTTGTGCGACCCAAGGACGAGCCGCAGCTGGACGCTGATCCATTGGCTGGCACACAGGAGCTCTCCACGGACACACTCTCGCCAAGCACAGCGGAGGAGATCAAGAGCGAGAGTCCATCCGCGGCGACGACAGCGGGTACGGGAATGGCAACACTAAATGGGGGCATTATCAGTGGCAATATCAAGGTGGAGGAGGTCGATGAGGTGCTGGACTTTGAGGAGATATCCGACGGTGAACTGGAGGAGGATGCCCGTCACAAAG GCATTGGCGATGCCTTAGGCGTGGACTGGCAGGGCCTGATAGCCGAGaccaggcagcaggcagagGAGCAATCGGCACAGCAGCAGGGCGTGGACAGAGGGACCTCGGCCAAGCAGCGGTGGCAGCCGCATCGTTTGATTCTTGACATGGGCATATCGTTTGGAATGGCCGGCGAGCAGTATGCCCGTCGCGTCATGGAGGACGCCCGACAGCAGCTCATCCAGGAGAAGGAACAGCTGAGGCTGGCCGAGGAACAGGCCCTGCTGCAGCAACAGCTGGCGGAGGAGCAGGCAGCCGATCCGGAGGATCTTCCCATTATCAAAAAGGAGGAGCCTGCCCTTAAGCGCGCCTCACCGCTGCACGACTACCGCGACATTCTGGCCACCGATCAACTGGCGCCCATGGCCTGCGTTCAGCAGGGTCTACGCGGCCTTGCCGCCGAGCGCCAGCGTCTGATGGGCAATGTATGCGGCCCGGGGAGTCGGGCGCTCTGCGCTCGCCAGGATCTGCGCCTGCGACGGCAGCTGTGCGGCCTGCCCGCCCGCGAGTGCGAGTTTCCGCGCAATATGCCCGTGGTGGGCGAGGAGCTGCGGCATTTGGCCATGCAAATGTTCCAGCGCAGCCTCGACGTCAAATGA
- the LOC108160137 gene encoding ubiquitin carboxyl-terminal hydrolase MINDY-3 homolog isoform X1 translates to MNEETVGEPSEKSASQKSASESTSMTLSSAILEQNDTATAAGQQRQEQRPTTSAGPPTISAAQRQQQQASSTPGGGPQTPKQKPQQQQQQQQQQQLPPMPQLNANDMRELREIKQLLWGDNVREDVFKRWSQGFEFSDYEPSALVQKQGGPCAVIAPVQAYLLKIITMDTHEFRLSEITPAECKRLLIQALCNILRNCRAPRYRLVQLHRHRTNSDNQTTKERAATSGASAEAGGGGGEGGAGPNANEVDEEAEEATPETVEHLTGKDNKAGQASSSHHHPDRDLTPDEFHSRLYTLHFLDGPTVSRYFGDHYNQLTDTYGVMLFMYSVFLTKGIELVAADISDTSEPIIHRTFGYGGQSMINLMLTGRAVGYVWDHEQDVGGLKLRGICEQSDIGYITTMEQMRYCTVGSFYKNPRYPVWVMGSDTHLTVLFSHEKKLVSPETPSEHGRRIFKSFDPEGNNFIASSLLREVLAQLNLVSEQGYVNLMMKRLDPENLGIILLNAFMEEFFPCERHSAPDTFELMHYNGIPGSNDNNKVRYYCGSAILLEGDLKSMCASNPMVTCLQTKWPNIEINWHDPWHTPSLN, encoded by the exons ATGAACGAGGAAACCGTAGGGGAGCCCAGCGAGAAATCTGCCTCGCAAAAAAGTGCATCGGAGTCAACATCGATGACGTTGTCTTCGGCAATCTTGGAGCAGAACGACactgcaactgctgctggaCAGCAGCGGCAGGAGCAACGTCCCACTACAAGTGCTGGGCCGCCCACAATATCGGCCGCCCaacgtcagcagcagcaggcgtcGTCCACTCCTGGCGGCGGGCCGCAGAccccaaaacaaaaaccacagcaacagcagcagcagcagcagcagcagcagttgccgCCGATGCCGCAGTTGAATGCAAATGATATGCGCGAACTGCGCGAGATAAAGCAGTTGTTGTGGGGCGATAATGTGCGCGAAGATGTATTCAAGCGTTGGTCTCAAG GATTTGAGTTTAGTGATTATGAGCCGTCGGCATTGGTGCAAAAACAGGGCGGCCCTTGTGCTGTGATAGCGCCCGTTCAGGCGTATTTGCTTAAGATAATTACCATGGACACTCACGAGTTTCGATTGTCGGAG ATAACTCCTGCGGAGTGCAAGCGTCTACTCATACAGGCCCTGTGCAATATTTTACGGAATTGCCGTGCCCCACGCTATCGTCTTGTCCAGCTGCATCGGCATCGCACCAACAGTGACAACCAGACAACCAAAGAGAGAGCCGCCACATCGGGAGCATCAGCAGAAGCCGGtggtggaggaggagaaggtggCGCAGGACCTAATGCGAATGAAGTGGATGAGGAGGCCGAAGAGGCAACACCTGAAACGGTGGAGCATCTAACAGGGAAAGACAATAAAGCTGGACAGGCCTCGTCGTCCCACCATCATCCGGACCGTGACCTCACCCCCGACGAGTTCCATTCACGTCTCTATACGCTACACTTTCTCGATGGTCCGACAGTGTCGCGATACTTCGGTGATCATTACAACCAACTGACGGACACCTATGGCGTGATGCTCTTCATGTATTCGGTGTTCCTTACCAAGGGCATTGAGCTGGTCGCCGCCGACATATCCGACACCTCGGAGCCGATCATACACAGAACCTTTGGCTATGGCGGCCAGTCCATGATTAATCTAATGCTCACTGGTCGTGCCGTGGGCTATGTGTGGGACCATGAACAGGATGTTGGGGGCTTAAAGTTGAGGGGAATCTGCGAACAGAGCGATATTGGATACATAACGACAATGGAGCAGATGCGCTACTGCACAGTGGGTTCGTTCTACAAGAATCCCAGATATCCCGTCTGGGTGATGGGTTCAGACACGCATTTAACTG TGCTTTTCAGCCACGAGAAGAAGCTCGTCTCGCCGGAGACGCCCTCAGAGCACGGTCGTCGCATATTCAAGTCTTTCGACCCGGAGGGTAATAATTTCATAGCCTCGTCCCTTCTACGTGAAGTATTGGCCCAATTGAATCTTGTCAGTGAACAGGGATA TGTTAATCTCATGATGAAACGTTTGGATCCAGAGAATTTGGGCATCATATTGCTGAATGCTTTCATGGAGGAATTCTTTCCATGCGAGCGACATTCCGCACCCGATACGTTTGAGCTAATGCACTACAACGGCATACCAGGCTCCAATGACAACAACAAG GTGCGCTACTATTGCGGTTCGGCCATTCTACTAGAGGGGGATCTGAAGTCGATGTGTGCCTCGAATCCGATGGTGACTTGCCTCCAGACCAAGTGGCCGAATATCGAGATCAATTGGCATGATCCCTGGCATACACCATCATTGAATTGA
- the LOC108160137 gene encoding ubiquitin carboxyl-terminal hydrolase MINDY-3 homolog isoform X2, whose product MNEETVGEPSEKSASQKSASESTSMTLSSAILEQNDTATAAGQQRQEQRPTTSAGPPTISAAQRQQQQASSTPGGGPQTPKQKPQQQQQQQQQQQLPPMPQLNANDMRELREIKQLLWGDNVREDVFKRWSQGFEFSDYEPSALVQKQGGPCAVIAPVQAYLLKIITMDTHEFRLSEITPAECKRLLIQALCNILRNCRAPRYRLVQLHRHRTNSDNQTTKERAATSGASAEAGGGGGEGGAGPNANEVDEEAEEATPETVEHLTGKDNKAGQASSSHHHPDRDLTPDEFHSRLYTLHFLDGPTVSRYFGDHYNQLTDTYGVMLFMYSVFLTKGIELVAADISDTSEPIIHRTFGYGGQSMINLMLTGRAVGYVWDHEQDVGGLKLRGICEQSDIGYITTMEQMRYCTVGSFYKNPRYPVWVMGSDTHLTVLFSHEKKLVSPETPSEHGRRIFKSFDPEGNNFIASSLLREVLAQLNLVSEQG is encoded by the exons ATGAACGAGGAAACCGTAGGGGAGCCCAGCGAGAAATCTGCCTCGCAAAAAAGTGCATCGGAGTCAACATCGATGACGTTGTCTTCGGCAATCTTGGAGCAGAACGACactgcaactgctgctggaCAGCAGCGGCAGGAGCAACGTCCCACTACAAGTGCTGGGCCGCCCACAATATCGGCCGCCCaacgtcagcagcagcaggcgtcGTCCACTCCTGGCGGCGGGCCGCAGAccccaaaacaaaaaccacagcaacagcagcagcagcagcagcagcagcagttgccgCCGATGCCGCAGTTGAATGCAAATGATATGCGCGAACTGCGCGAGATAAAGCAGTTGTTGTGGGGCGATAATGTGCGCGAAGATGTATTCAAGCGTTGGTCTCAAG GATTTGAGTTTAGTGATTATGAGCCGTCGGCATTGGTGCAAAAACAGGGCGGCCCTTGTGCTGTGATAGCGCCCGTTCAGGCGTATTTGCTTAAGATAATTACCATGGACACTCACGAGTTTCGATTGTCGGAG ATAACTCCTGCGGAGTGCAAGCGTCTACTCATACAGGCCCTGTGCAATATTTTACGGAATTGCCGTGCCCCACGCTATCGTCTTGTCCAGCTGCATCGGCATCGCACCAACAGTGACAACCAGACAACCAAAGAGAGAGCCGCCACATCGGGAGCATCAGCAGAAGCCGGtggtggaggaggagaaggtggCGCAGGACCTAATGCGAATGAAGTGGATGAGGAGGCCGAAGAGGCAACACCTGAAACGGTGGAGCATCTAACAGGGAAAGACAATAAAGCTGGACAGGCCTCGTCGTCCCACCATCATCCGGACCGTGACCTCACCCCCGACGAGTTCCATTCACGTCTCTATACGCTACACTTTCTCGATGGTCCGACAGTGTCGCGATACTTCGGTGATCATTACAACCAACTGACGGACACCTATGGCGTGATGCTCTTCATGTATTCGGTGTTCCTTACCAAGGGCATTGAGCTGGTCGCCGCCGACATATCCGACACCTCGGAGCCGATCATACACAGAACCTTTGGCTATGGCGGCCAGTCCATGATTAATCTAATGCTCACTGGTCGTGCCGTGGGCTATGTGTGGGACCATGAACAGGATGTTGGGGGCTTAAAGTTGAGGGGAATCTGCGAACAGAGCGATATTGGATACATAACGACAATGGAGCAGATGCGCTACTGCACAGTGGGTTCGTTCTACAAGAATCCCAGATATCCCGTCTGGGTGATGGGTTCAGACACGCATTTAACTG TGCTTTTCAGCCACGAGAAGAAGCTCGTCTCGCCGGAGACGCCCTCAGAGCACGGTCGTCGCATATTCAAGTCTTTCGACCCGGAGGGTAATAATTTCATAGCCTCGTCCCTTCTACGTGAAGTATTGGCCCAATTGAATCTTGTCAGTGAACAGGGATA G
- the LOC108160148 gene encoding zinc finger protein 596, whose amino-acid sequence MSGKPLKPKPPGGQPGGAQGLPPQKQTKDRLYHCGSCLASFRWYPKTKQHEQQCAGRLWRLHICKHCLTLFGDEKVLERHLARKHADGRFLCLQCGKRYSSTTFLYRHVVSWHGLHSLFYCAMCANSRNDVRTFSSMDELQAHAELAHDLAPRKIHSEVGDTEELEMLEENIDDILPSVDWDDDVTFGWPMDLDKEACIADHKPSGYVCPICGNGFPGSMSLIRHLADTHQKSSLECCFCSKLHTTRGALRGHLERMHVLIRRHVCHICQADFTTVDHLKKHVQSSHIKDRPYLCPACGKGYNRLCDLNKHMCSTQEQGREPHICQLCNYAFRRTVDLKQHVIKKHK is encoded by the coding sequence ATGAGTGGCAAGCCGCTTAAGCCCAAGCCACCGGGTGGCCAGCCCGGTGGTGCCCAGGGATTGCCTCCACAGAAGCAGACCAAGGACCGGCTGTACCACTGCGGCTCCTGTTTGGCCAGCTTTCGCTGGTACCCAAAGACCAAGCAGCACGAGCAGCAGTGTGCGGGTCGCTTGTGGCGCCTCCACATCTGCAAGCACTGCCTGACCCTCTTCGGGGACGAGAAGGTGCTGGAGCGGCACCTGGCGCGAAAGCATGCCGACGGCCGATTCCTGTGCCTGCAGTGCGGCAAGCGCTACTCCTCGACGACGTTCCTCTACCGGCACGTAGTGTCCTGGCAcggcctgcattcgctcttcTACTGCGCTATGTGCGCGAATAGCCGCAACGATGTGAGGACTTTCAGCAGCATGGATGAGCTGCAGGCACATGCCGAGCTCGCACACGATCTGGCGCCAAGGAAAATCCACAGCGAGGTGGGCGATACCGAGGAGCTGGAAATGCTGGAGGAGAACATCGACGATATACTGCCGAGCGTGGACTGGGATGACGATGTCACCTTTGGCTGGCCCATGGACCTCGACAAGGAGGCCTGCATAGCCGATCACAAGCCCAGCGGCTATGTGTGCCCCATCTGTGGAAACGGCTTCCCCGGCAGCATGAGCCTGATCCGCCACCTCGCGGACACACACCAGAAGAGCTCACTCGAGTGCTGCTTCTGTAGCAAGTTGCACACGACCCGAGGGGCATTGCGAGGACATCTCGAACGTATGCATGTCCTGATCCGCCGCCATGTGTGCCATATCTGCCAGGCGGACTTCACCACCGTCGATCACCTCAAAAAGCATGTGCAGAGCAGCCACATCAAAGATCGTCCCTATCTGTGTCCCGCCTGCGGTAAGGGCTACAATCGGCTATGTGACCTCAACAAACATATGTGCTCCACCCAGGAGCAGGGACGGGAGCCACACATTTGCCAGTTGTGCAATTATGCCTTCCGTCGGACCGTCGATCTCAAGCAGCATGTCATCAAGAAGCATAAATAA
- the LOC108160156 gene encoding vascular endothelial growth factor C isoform X2 — MPQTKSPTAHRLPLQLSLLLLIVSGAAGVSVASSANLQPSPRFFYAATAAATPPSDAASQTKVRLLRQTNVAAVPEDEGSCCQGAAADAGTPVTLPLELATDLSNITADYDVSGEISSKENFKRSVTRSAIRNAQPAICSPQPTIVELKPPSDEAGNFNVYYTPACTRINRCNGCCGSTLISCQPTQTEKVQMRVRKFERGGTAKRSSEIIVVEQHLACRCDCRIKAEDCNAYQLYRRELCRCECQNTDARDKCLEQADSKYWDDANCTCACRYNQSCTTGTVFDETQCKCTDIKNVEYYS, encoded by the exons ATGCCACAAACCAAATCTCCGACAGCGCATCGCCTACCTCTAcagctgtcgctgctgctgttgatcgTCAGCGGTGCTGCTGGCGTCTCTGTCGCGTCCTCGGCCAATCTGCAGCCCTCGCCACGCTTTTTCTATGCTGCGACGGCGGCGGCCACCCCACCATCAGATGCCGCCTCACAGACAAAGGTGCGTCTGCTGCGGCAGACAAACGTCGCAGCAGTACCCGAGGATGAGGGAAGCTGTTGCCAGGGGGCAGCCGCCGATGCTGGAACACCTGTAACG CTGCCATTGGAACTTGCAACGGACTTGAGCAATATCACCGCCGACTACGATGTCTCTGGCGAAATATCCTCCAAGG AAAACTTCAAACGCAGCGTCACCAGAT CTGCCATACGGAATGCCCAGCCGGCGATCTGCTCGCCTCAGCCGACCATTGTGGAGCTGAAACCGCCCAGCGATGAGGCGGGGAATTTCAATGTCTACTATACGCCTGCATGCACGCGTATTAATCGCTGCAATGGCTGCTGCGGCTCCACATTGATCTCCTGCCAGCCCACGCAGACGGAGAAGGTGCAGATGCGTGTGCGGAAATTCGAACGTGGCGGCACAGCCAAGCGCAGCTCGGAAATCATTGTGGTCGAACAGCATTTGGCGTGCCGCTGCGATTGCCGCATCAAGGCCGAGGACTGCAATGCGTATCAGCTGTACAGGAGAGAATTGTGCCGCTGCGAGTGCCAGAACACGGACGCCAGGGACAAGTGCTTGGAGCAGGCCGACAGCAAGTATTGGGACGATGCAAATTGTACCTGTGCCTGCCGCTACAATCAGAGCTGCACCACCGGCACCGTTTTCGATGAGACGCAATGCAAATGCACCGAT ATCAAAAATGTCGAGTATTATTCGTAA
- the LOC108160156 gene encoding vascular endothelial growth factor C isoform X1 — MPQTKSPTAHRLPLQLSLLLLIVSGAAGVSVASSANLQPSPRFFYAATAAATPPSDAASQTKVRLLRQTNVAAVPEDEGSCCQGAAADAGTPVTLPLELATDLSNITADYDVSGEISSKENFKRSVTRSAIRNAQPAICSPQPTIVELKPPSDEAGNFNVYYTPACTRINRCNGCCGSTLISCQPTQTEKVQMRVRKFERGGTAKRSSEIIVVEQHLACRCDCRIKAEDCNAYQLYRRELCRCECQNTDARDKCLEQADSKYWDDANCTCACRYNQSCTTGTVFDETQCKCTDPSAPINVVDRKRFIVQAVEVEPDNTTLYHV, encoded by the exons ATGCCACAAACCAAATCTCCGACAGCGCATCGCCTACCTCTAcagctgtcgctgctgctgttgatcgTCAGCGGTGCTGCTGGCGTCTCTGTCGCGTCCTCGGCCAATCTGCAGCCCTCGCCACGCTTTTTCTATGCTGCGACGGCGGCGGCCACCCCACCATCAGATGCCGCCTCACAGACAAAGGTGCGTCTGCTGCGGCAGACAAACGTCGCAGCAGTACCCGAGGATGAGGGAAGCTGTTGCCAGGGGGCAGCCGCCGATGCTGGAACACCTGTAACG CTGCCATTGGAACTTGCAACGGACTTGAGCAATATCACCGCCGACTACGATGTCTCTGGCGAAATATCCTCCAAGG AAAACTTCAAACGCAGCGTCACCAGAT CTGCCATACGGAATGCCCAGCCGGCGATCTGCTCGCCTCAGCCGACCATTGTGGAGCTGAAACCGCCCAGCGATGAGGCGGGGAATTTCAATGTCTACTATACGCCTGCATGCACGCGTATTAATCGCTGCAATGGCTGCTGCGGCTCCACATTGATCTCCTGCCAGCCCACGCAGACGGAGAAGGTGCAGATGCGTGTGCGGAAATTCGAACGTGGCGGCACAGCCAAGCGCAGCTCGGAAATCATTGTGGTCGAACAGCATTTGGCGTGCCGCTGCGATTGCCGCATCAAGGCCGAGGACTGCAATGCGTATCAGCTGTACAGGAGAGAATTGTGCCGCTGCGAGTGCCAGAACACGGACGCCAGGGACAAGTGCTTGGAGCAGGCCGACAGCAAGTATTGGGACGATGCAAATTGTACCTGTGCCTGCCGCTACAATCAGAGCTGCACCACCGGCACCGTTTTCGATGAGACGCAATGCAAATGCACCGAT CCATCGGCCCCCATTAATGTGGTGGATCGCAAGCGTTTCATTGTCCAGGCAGTGGAGGTAGAGCCCGACAACACCACTCTCTATCATGTGTAA